From one Trifolium pratense cultivar HEN17-A07 linkage group LG1, ARS_RC_1.1, whole genome shotgun sequence genomic stretch:
- the LOC123890878 gene encoding uncharacterized protein LOC123890878 yields MEEEKPSLPLVFKEKIEQMKGVDVKLVIQKKLTMSDVNGDDGRLSIPIDKKIEESIILTPTESLSLNIYVPQKKKERLVGISVSMLDHNLKIWDDMYLKKWKIGKSKVYNITGGWYKLVVEITWKNLGRYNFGLLDATVISILH; encoded by the coding sequence ATGGAAGAAGAAAAACCCAGTCTTCCATTGGTGTTTAAAGAAAAGATTGAACAAATGAAAGGTGTTGACGTGAAGTTGGTGATCCAGAAAAAATTGACCATGAGTGACGTGAACGGAGACGACGGCCGCTTATCTATTCCAATAGATAAGAAGATCGAAGAGAGTATTATTTTGACGCCAACGGAGAGTTTGTCTTTGAATATTTATGTGcctcaaaagaaaaaagagagactTGTTGGTATATCTGTATCTATGTTGGACCATAATCTTAAAATTTGGGATGACATGTACCTTAAGAAGTGGAAAATTGGGAAATCCAAGGTCTACAATATTACGGGTGGATGGTACAAACTTGTAGTAGAAATCACTTGGAAGAATCTCGGAAGATACAACTTTGGTCTTTTAGATGCAACGGTCATCTCAATTTTGCACTAG